In Desulfotignum phosphitoxidans DSM 13687, a single window of DNA contains:
- a CDS encoding MotA/TolQ/ExbB proton channel family protein — MTAHEIMAGMLPLFDNLAAYIRSGGMVMVPILAVSLVMWVLIFNRVWFMRTLYVKNISRSRSGELVRLNQQPADRYKGANSLLVRQFLARRTRDRDLDGYILDETVMGLCASLDRYLAAIRVLSAVAPLLGLLGTVVGMMHTFEVITVFGTGNARAMAAGISVALITTQTGLMVAIPGLYMAGWLTRRSRNLKNRIAATGMYLRRFI, encoded by the coding sequence ATGACGGCCCATGAGATTATGGCAGGGATGCTGCCGCTGTTTGACAACCTGGCCGCCTATATCCGGTCCGGGGGGATGGTCATGGTGCCTATCCTGGCGGTGTCCCTGGTGATGTGGGTGCTGATTTTCAACCGGGTCTGGTTCATGCGCACCCTGTATGTGAAAAATATTTCCCGGTCCCGGTCCGGGGAACTGGTGCGGCTGAACCAACAGCCGGCAGACCGGTACAAAGGGGCCAACAGCCTTCTGGTCCGGCAGTTTCTGGCCCGGCGCACCCGGGACCGGGACCTGGACGGCTATATCCTGGATGAGACCGTGATGGGGTTGTGCGCCTCCTTGGACCGGTACCTGGCCGCCATCCGGGTGCTGTCCGCCGTGGCGCCGCTGCTGGGACTGCTGGGCACGGTGGTGGGCATGATGCATACCTTTGAGGTGATCACGGTGTTCGGCACGGGCAATGCCCGTGCCATGGCCGCTGGTATTTCCGTGGCCCTGATCACCACCCAGACCGGGCTGATGGTGGCCATTCCAGGCCTTTACATGGCGGGTTGGCTCACCCGCCGGTCCCGGAACCTGAAAAACCGGATCGCCGCCACAGGCATGTACCTGCGGCGGTTCATTTGA
- a CDS encoding MotA/TolQ/ExbB proton channel family protein — MNLMNPARLMKSLIKKENAFQDSVLIFLACLILLICFCPSGVAARDMRQSFAVQAEKRARMEEKARQELAGAKAEAQERTRQIKQDKDALTAAIQNLKNRNKALEKDNGELAQLIQDRQALRESLLEELALSRAENRELSGFIRSAAKDLEALLIQSPQSALSDKRHGFLAPVIHEERFPAMADIRAMADAWFHEITAAGQVRTVTGTIIDRQGLDREARILMLGNFTGIYVLESADTGEPEMGFLLYSDNSQRFFALSRLPDAGTVRQIQAYLAGERADVPVDISRGTALRQYTLELDLAEQVPKGGPIVWPILGILGLALLILLERLVFFFRRQMKPEPFMDKLRGLVAVGDWEGCDALCRSRKNKWIPGILLTALTFRDHTRQDMENALQEAILGKIPAIERFVSTLGMLAAIAPLLGLLGTVTGMINTFHVITYYGAGDPKMMSGGISEALVTTMLGLTVAIPIMLFHTLLSRRVETQISQMEEKAVAFVNMVFKARNECCRH, encoded by the coding sequence ATGAATCTTATGAATCCTGCCCGTCTTATGAAATCATTGATCAAAAAGGAAAATGCTTTCCAGGACAGTGTGTTGATCTTCCTGGCCTGCCTGATTCTTCTGATTTGCTTCTGCCCGTCCGGGGTGGCGGCCCGGGACATGCGCCAGTCTTTTGCCGTTCAGGCGGAAAAGCGCGCCCGGATGGAAGAAAAAGCCCGGCAGGAACTGGCCGGAGCAAAAGCCGAGGCACAGGAGCGGACCAGGCAGATCAAACAGGACAAAGATGCCCTGACCGCAGCCATCCAAAACCTCAAAAACCGCAACAAAGCCCTGGAAAAAGATAACGGAGAACTGGCACAGCTGATCCAGGACCGGCAGGCGCTCAGAGAGTCCCTGCTGGAGGAACTGGCCTTGTCCCGGGCGGAAAACAGGGAGTTGTCCGGATTTATCCGCAGTGCGGCCAAAGACCTGGAAGCGCTGTTGATACAAAGCCCCCAGAGCGCCTTGTCCGACAAGCGTCACGGCTTTTTGGCCCCGGTGATCCATGAGGAGCGGTTTCCCGCCATGGCAGATATCCGTGCCATGGCCGATGCCTGGTTTCATGAAATCACAGCCGCAGGGCAGGTCAGGACCGTTACCGGCACCATCATCGACCGCCAGGGCCTGGACCGGGAGGCCCGGATCCTGATGCTGGGCAATTTTACCGGGATTTATGTGCTGGAATCCGCCGATACCGGTGAACCGGAGATGGGGTTTTTGCTGTATTCCGACAACAGCCAGCGGTTTTTTGCCCTGTCCCGGCTGCCGGACGCCGGCACCGTGCGGCAGATCCAGGCGTATCTGGCCGGGGAGCGGGCGGATGTCCCGGTGGACATCTCCCGGGGAACAGCCCTGCGCCAGTACACCCTGGAACTGGACCTGGCGGAGCAGGTCCCAAAGGGCGGGCCCATTGTGTGGCCGATCCTGGGCATCCTGGGCCTGGCCCTGCTCATCCTGCTGGAGCGGCTGGTGTTTTTCTTCCGCAGACAGATGAAACCGGAACCGTTTATGGACAAACTCCGGGGCCTGGTGGCCGTTGGCGACTGGGAAGGGTGTGACGCCCTGTGCCGGTCCCGGAAAAACAAATGGATCCCCGGCATCCTGCTTACGGCCCTGACGTTCCGGGACCACACCCGCCAGGATATGGAAAATGCCCTTCAGGAAGCGATCCTGGGAAAAATACCGGCCATCGAGCGGTTTGTCTCCACTCTGGGGATGCTGGCGGCCATCGCACCGCTGCTCGGGCTGCTGGGCACGGTCACAGGGATGATCAACACCTTTCACGTGATCACCTATTACGGGGCCGGTGATCCCAAGATGATGTCCGGCGGCATTTCTGAGGCCCTGGTCACCACCATGCTGGGGCTGACCGTGGCCATCCCGATCATGCTGTTTCACACGCTGTTGTCCCGGCGGGTGGAAACCCAGATCAGCCAGATGGAGGAAAAGGCGGTGGCGTTCGTGAACATGGTTTTCAAGGCCAGAAACGAGTGCTGCAGGCATTAA